From one Humulus lupulus chromosome 8, drHumLupu1.1, whole genome shotgun sequence genomic stretch:
- the LOC133794884 gene encoding uncharacterized protein LOC133794884: MATSASMDAVAAANLQFVLQRVQQAAERSGRAPQSVRVVAVSKTKPVSLLRQVYDTGHRCFGENYVQEIVEKAPQLPDDIEWHFIGNLQSNKVKLLLNGVPNLAMVESVDDEKIANQLDRFVASLGRKPLKVLVQVNTSGEVSKSGVEPSECVELAKHVSLRCPNLEFSGLMTIGMLDYTSTPENFKALANCRTEVCKALGITEEQCELSMGMSGDFELAIEMGSTNMRIGSTIFGAREYPKKHS; this comes from the exons ATGGCCACTTCCGCCTCCATGGATGCCGTCGCAGCCGCAAATCTTCAGTTTGTGCTGCAGCGCGTCCAGCAGGCCGCAGAACGGTCCGGCCGTGCGCCCCAGTCCGTCCGAGTCGTGGCCGTGAGCAAGACCAAGCCCGTCTCTCTCCTCCGTCAGGTTTACGACACTGGTCACCGTTGCTTCGGCGAGAATTACGTCCAAGAAATTGTCGAAAAAGCTCCTCAG CTTCCGGACGATATTGAGTGGCACTTTATTGGAAATTTGCAGAGCAATAAAGTCAAATTGCTTCTAA ATGGTGTACCAAACCTTGCAATGGTGGAGAGTGTGGATGACGAGAAG ATTGCAAATCAACTTGATCGTTTTGTTGCAAGTCTTGGGAGAAAACCTTTGAAGGTTTTGGTCCAAGTTAATACCAGCGGAGAAGTGT CAAAATCTGGTGTAGAGCCCTCTGAATGTGTGGAGCTTGCAAAGCATGTAAGTTTGAGATGTCCAAATCTTGAGTTTTCTGGCCTAATGACGATTGGTATGCTGGACTACACGTCAACCCCAGAAAATTTCAAG GCATTAGCAAACTGCAGAACTGAGGTTTGTAAGGCACTCGGAATCACTGAAGAGCAATGTGAACTATCAATGGGCATGTCTGGAGACTTTGAGTTAGCT ATTGAAATGGGAAGCACTAATATGAGAATCGGATCTACAATATTTGGAGCAAGGGAATATCCGAAGAAACATTCCTAG
- the LOC133794883 gene encoding LEAF RUST 10 DISEASE-RESISTANCE LOCUS RECEPTOR-LIKE PROTEIN KINASE-like 2.7, with the protein MINFMNLSQMGSSSVAPQLSPRSLISLVLTIILYSTSSPLNLIRPAQASVCRTSCGKVPINYPFGIDDGCGSPYYRHLLVCSESGNLELRTPSGRYPVRTISYSTDPHILLTDPFMWNCQDGDNFRPTRPVSLDTSTHLSLSSQNEYLFFNCSENDVIIEPKPVFCERYPERCDSSCDSSAYLCRHLPDCGSTALRGGGMSGMSSTSCCSYYPKATESLRLMLKYCTSYTSVYWRNTGATQPYDQVPEYGLRVDFETPVTTNCLRCQDMNKGGGTCGFDIHSQDFLCLCEKANVTTYCNDHSLTPHRKVGVIAGTATAASVAGVLGIGAGVWYLKKVRAKAPVTCGVQSNENRLF; encoded by the exons ATGATCAACTTCATGAATCTCTCACAAATGGGATCAAGCTCAGTAGCACCCCAATTATCTCCACGTTCTTTGATTAGCCTTGTATTAACAATCATTCTTTATAGTACCAGTAGTCCTCTCAACCTGATCAGACCGGCTCAAGCAAGCGTCTGCAGAACCTCATGCGGCAAAGTCCCAATAAACTACCCTTTTGGCATAGACGATGGCTGCGGCAGCCCTTACTACCGACACCTCTTGGTCTGTTCCGAATCAGGCAATCTTGAGCTCCGAACTCCATCTGGTCGATACCCGGTTCGAACCATAAGCTACAGTACCGATCCCCACATTCTCCTCACGGACCCTTTCATGTGGAACTGCCAAGACGGCGACAACTTCCGTCCAACTAGACCCGTCAGCCTCGACACGAGTACTCACTTGTCACTCTCCTCTCAAAACGAGTACCTTTTCTTCAACTGCAGCGAAAACGACGTGATCATTGAGCCCAAGCCCGTTTTCTGCGAACGCTATCCTGAGCGATGTGATTCATCGTGCGACAGTTCAGCCTACCTTTGCCGTCACCTGCCCGATTGTGGCTCGACGGCGCTCAGAGGCGGTGGCATGAGCGGTATGTCTTCTACTTCTTGCTGTTCTTATTATCCGAAAGCAACCGAATCTTTGAGGTTGATGTTGAAGTATTGTACGAGTTACACCAGCGTGTATTGGAGGAACACTGGTGCAACTCAGCCTTATGATCAGGTCCCTGAATATGGGCTTAGGGTTGACTTTGAAACTCCCGTGACTACTAATTGTCTTCGGTGCCAAGATATGAATAAGGGAGGAGGGACTTGTGGCTTTGATATTCATTCCCAGGATTTCTTGTGCCTTTGTGAAAAAGCAAATGTCACTACTTATTGCAATG ATCACAGCCTTACTCCGCATAGGAAAGTAGGAGTCATTGCAG GGACAGCAACTGCAGCATCTGTGGCTGGAGTCTTAGGAATTGGAGCTGGTGTTTGGTATTTGAAGAAAGTGAGAGCAAAAGCACCAGTGACATGTGGGGTACAAAGCAATGAGAACAGGCTTTTCTAA
- the LOC133795094 gene encoding uncharacterized protein LOC133795094, with translation MEIPKIPMDIFLYDILPRTSLKTVASSRLLSKRINEATYERYFMELFHRKANIASGLHVLNLKSSKYHTNYFSVDPSSTKLSLRSFLPSNIRIEAATKQGLLLCTDFSSYPNSKYIICKPTTQQWRAIPNPKTRYLTHKCMMFTIGSNPLRYKIVRFSSRNFGGDFIKNKSGCYVAIRCEVFDSKLWTWKCLDQTINLPFREAISYGSMVCVSRFLYALTNNNRLFIFDTENESWEFYNLDLDDEAYSNTTVNASYQLLEYEGKLGLLCRLKNDEFDYYSMQLWVIIKKSGTSWSWSLRKKECLPIISNNERYSSLINFFNNDLAVIMGFYNIIFYDFMTSASKIEEEIYTPMIDQTFLVRSDWLPVSL, from the coding sequence ATGGAAATTCCAAAAATTCCTATGGATATATTTTTATACGATATACTACCTAGAACCTCATTAAAAACAGTGGCAAGTTCTAGATTACTCTCAAAGAGAATAAATGAAGCTACCTACGAAAGATATTTCATGGAACTTTTTCATAGAAAAGCTAATATAGCTTCGGGTCTTCATGTACTGAATCTTAAGAGTAGTAAATATCACACTAATTACTTCTCCGTAGACCCTTCTTCCACCAAACTATCACTGCGAAGTTTTCTTCCTTCCAATATTAGAATCGAAGCAGCCACCAAACAAGGTCTTCTCCTCTGCACTGATTTTTCCAGTTATCCCAATTCAAAATACATTATTTGCAAGCCAACAACCCAACAATGGCGAGCTATTCCAAACCCCAAAACTCGCTATCTTACTCATAAATGTATGATGTTTACTATAGGATCCAACCCCCTTCGATACAAGATTGTTAGATTCTCCTCCCGTAACTTTGGTGGTGATTTCATCAAGAATAAATCTGGATGTTACGTCGCTATTCGATGTGAAGTTTTTGATTCTAAACTTTGGACTTGGAAGTGTTTGGATCAAACAATCAATTTACCTTTTCGAGAGGCTATTAGTTATGGATCAATGGTTTGTGTATCAAGGTTTCTATACGCTCTTACCAACAATAATAGATTATTTATCTTTGATACAGAGAATGAAagttgggaattttataattTAGATCTTGATGATGAAGCATACAGTAATACTACTGTAAATGCCAGTTATCAACTTCTGGAGTACGAAGGAAAACTGGGACTTCTTTGTAGGTTGAAAAATGATGAGTTTGACTACTACTCTATGCAACTTTGGGTAATTATAAAGAAGAGTGGAACGTCGTGGAGTTGGAGCTTGCGAAAAAAAGAATGCCTTCCAATTATTTCCAACAATGAACGTTATTCGTCTTTAATCAATTTTTTTAACAATGATTTGGCCGTGATTATGggattttataatattatattttatgattttatgacttcaGCTTCAAAGATTGAAGAAGAGATATATACACCAATGATCGATCAGACTTTTCTAGTTAGATCTGATTGGCTCCCAGTTAGTCTTTAG
- the LOC133795092 gene encoding putative pectate lyase 2: MANRLPSSSILILISCIVLSHITLSTQAYDYYNTPKPISKNVPKISTTKIPMNLIDSCWRAKSNWATNRRDLVNCAVGFGRNAIGGKYGKTYTVTSSSDDATNPKPGTLRYGVIQEEPLWIVFAKDMVITLKNELIMNNYKTIDGRGAKVEIAYGTCITIQGVSHVIIHGISIHDCKPGKYGLVRSTPTHVGYRLGADGDAISVFQATNIWIDHCFLSRSSDGLIDVIYGSNAITISNNYFTQHDKVMLLGHNDAFTADKAMKVTIVFNRFGPGLTERMPRVRFGYAHVANNRYDEWKMYAVGGSANPTIFSEGNYYVASTTSLYANQVTKREPQSGWKNWKWRSSKDVFKNGAYFVQSGWGSCNPYYTPTQSFKVAQGAMVPALTAFAGPLRCVVGKPC, translated from the exons ATGGCGAATCGTCTACCATCATCATCTATTCTCATCCTAATTTCATGCATTGTTTTATCTCACATTACATTATCAACTCAAGCCTATGATTACTACAACACCCCAAAACCCATCTCAAAAAATGTCCCCAAAATTAGTACTACTAAGATCCCCATGAACTTAATCGACTCATGCTGGCGCGCCAAGTCGAATTGGGCAACTAACCGCCGAGACTTGGTCAACTGCGCCGTCGGTTTCGGCCGAAACGCCATAGGAGGAAAATATGGGAAAACATACACCGTCACCAGCTCATCCGACGATGCCACGAATCCCAAACCAGGGACACTTCGATACGGAGTAATTCAAGAGGAGCCGCTGTGGATCGTTTTCGCTAAGGACATGGTTATCACTTTAAAGAACGAGCTCATTATGAATAACTACAAGACCATTGATGGGAGAGGAGCAAAAGTGGAGATAGCGTACGGAACATGCATTACGATACAAGGAGTTAGCCATGTTATTATACATGGGATTAGTATCCATGACTGTAAGCCTGGAAAATATGGCCTGGTTAGGAGCACTCCCACCCACGTTGGCTACCGTCTAGGAGCCGATGGAGACGCCATTAGTGTGTTTCAAGCTACAAATATTTGGATTGACCATTGCTTTCTGTCACGTAGTAGTGATGGCCTCATTGATGTCATCTACGGTTCAAATGCTATCACTATCTCCAACAACTACTTTACTCAGCATGATAAA GTGATGCTGCTTGGACATAACGACGCATTTACAGCAGATAAAGCCATGAAAGTCACAATAGTGTTTAACCGTTTTGGGCCTGGACTTACTGAACGAATGCCAag GGTGAGATTTGGGTATGCCCACGTGGCAAACAATAGATACGATGAATGGAAAATGTACGCAGTAGGTGGTAGTGCTAATCCCACCATCTTCAGCGAAGGGAATTACTATGTGGCTTCTACTACAAGCCTTTACGCCAATCAGGTGACAAAGAGAGAGCCCCAAAGCGGTTGGAAAAATTGGAAATGGAGGTCCTCAAAGGATGTATTCAAGAATGGTGCTTATTTTGTCCAATCTGGTTGGGGAAGCTGTAATCCTTATTACACTCCAACTCAGTCATTTAAAGTTGCTCAAGGGGCCATGGTCCCTGCTTTGACTGCCTTTGCAGGCCCTCTGCGTTGTGTTGTTGGTAAACCATGCTAA